A region from the Aphis gossypii isolate Hap1 chromosome 1, ASM2018417v2, whole genome shotgun sequence genome encodes:
- the LOC126549286 gene encoding uncharacterized protein LOC126549286 isoform X1, translating into MDDNLKMYSEQPTVSTVEIKIEKPNVEESNVEKPKQRSDVSPDDTRELVLSGLTDELLVAANRRSLNLPPVSLFSSDDELLSSFSDRSTTESSQEGAPIREIEAVISPTETASDENNIEKINMPSITDELTNVQGQKSLCDYTRELVLSSLTDELLVAANRRSLNLPPVSLFSSDDELLSSFSDRSTTESSQVSEPKSYTSVLKKLLEFEEISMEIRNPSSKTGMNLPPIPLCLQEDVPIRETEAVTSPTVTDSDENNIEKINMPSVSGELKNVQEQKSLCDYTRELVLSSLTDELLVADNRRSLNLPPASLFSSDDELLSSFSDKSTTESSEVSKPKSNTSVLEKLSEFEEISIEIRNPSSKTGMNLPPIPLCLQEDVPIRETEAVTSPTVTDSDENNIEKINMPSVSGELKNVQGQKSLCDYTRELVLSSLTDELLVAANRRSLNLPPVSLFSSDDELLSSFSDRSTTESSQVSEPKSYTSVLKKLLEFEEISMEIRNPSSKTGMNLPPIPLCLQEDVPIRETEAVTSPTVTDSDENNIEKINMPSVSGELKNVQEQKSLCDYTRELVLSSLTDELLVADNRRSLNLPPASLFSSDDELLSSFSDKSTTESSEVSKPKSNTSVLEKLSEFEEISMEIRNPISKTGMNLPPIPLCLQEDVPIRETEAVTSPTVTDSDENNIEKINMPSVSGELKNVQGQKSLCDYTRELVLSSLTDELLVAANRRSLNLPPVSLFSSDDEVLSSFSNRSTTESSEVSEPKNNTSVLEQLLEFEEISMEIRNPSSKTGKNIPPIPLCLQEGVPIRETEAVMSPIETGSDENNIETIICNDINDRVGSDVVELEKSTTRQLRPKRRFLYALGRGLMKVGRCLCCWRCK; encoded by the exons AtggatgataatttaaaaatgtactcagAACAGCCGACTGTGTCTACTGTGGAAATTAAGATTGAGAAGCCAAACGTCGAAGAGTCAAACGTCGAAAAGCCCAAACAAAGAAGTGATGTATCTCCGGATGACACACGCGAACTCGTGTTATCCGGTCTAACTGACGAGTTACTAGTGGCGGCCAATCGGAGGTCATTAAATTTGCCTCCCGTTTCATTATTCTCGAGCGACGACGAATTGTTGTCAAGTTTTAGTGACAGAAGTACTACGGAATCATCTCAA GAAGGTGCACCTATCCGCGAGATTGAAGCTGTTATATCGCCCACAGAGACTGCCagcgatgaaaataatattgaaaaaataaacatgccATCGATTACGGATGAATTAACAAACGTGCAAGGACAAAAGTCTTTATGTGACTATACACGTGAACTCGTGTTATCCAGTCTTACTGACGAGTTACTAGTGGCGGCCAATCGGAGGTCATTAAATTTGCCTCCCGTTTCATTATTCTCGAGCGACGACGAATTGTTGTCAAGTTTTAGTGACAGAAGTACTACGGAATCATCTCAAGTAAGCGAACCAAAAAGTTATACatctgtattaaaaaaattgttggagTTCGAGGAAATTTCGATGGAAATTAGAAATCCCAGCTCGAAGACCGGAATGAATCTACCACCAATACCTTTATGTCTGCAGGAAGATGTACCTATACGCGAGACTGAAGCTGTTACGTCGCCCACAGTGACTGACagcgatgaaaataatattgaaaaaataaacatgccATCCGTTTCGGGTGAATTAAAAAACGTCCAAGAACAAAAGTCTTTATGTGACTACACACGCGAACTCGTGTTATCCAGTCTTACTGACGAGTTACTAGTGGCAGACAATCGGAGGTCATTAAATTTGCCTCCCGCTTCATTATTCTCGAGCGACGACGAATTGTTGTCAAGTTTTAGTGACAAAAGTACTACGGAATCTTCTGAAGTAAGCAAACCAAAGAGTAACACATCtgtattagaaaaattgtCGGAGTTCGAGGAAATTTCgatagaaattagaaatccCAGCTCGAAGACCGGAATGAATCTACCACCAATACCTTTATGTCTGCAGGAAGATGTACCTATACGCGAGACTGAAGCTGTTACGTCGCCCACAGTGACTGACagcgatgaaaataatattgaaaaaataaacatgccATCCGTTTCGGGTGAATTAAAAAACGTCCAAGGACAAAAGTCTTTATGTGACTACACACGCGAACTCGTGTTATCCAGTCTTACTGACGAGTTACTAGTGGCGGCCAATCGGAGGTCATTAAATTTGCCTCCCGTTTCATTATTCTCGAGCGACGACGAATTGTTGTCAAGTTTTAGTGACAGAAGTACTACGGAATCATCTCAAGTAAGCGAACCAAAAAGTTATACatctgtattaaaaaaattgttggagTTCGAGGAAATTTCGATGGAAATTAGAAATCCCAGCTCGAAGACCGGAATGAATCTACCACCAATACCTTTATGTCTGCAGGAAGATGTACCTATACGCGAGACTGAAGCTGTTACGTCGCCCACAGTGACTGACagcgatgaaaataatattgaaaaaataaacatgccATCCGTTTCGGGTGAATTAAAAAACGTCCAAGAACAAAAGTCTTTATGTGACTACACACGCGAACTCGTGTTATCCAGTCTTACTGACGAGTTACTAGTGGCAGACAATCGGAGGTCATTAAATTTGCCTCCCGCTTCATTATTCTCGAGCGACGACGAATTGTTGTCAAGTTTTAGTGACAAAAGTACTACGGAATCTTCTGAAGTAAGCAAACCAAAGAGTAACACATCtgtattagaaaaattgtCGGAGTTCGAGGAAATTTCGATGGAAATTAGAAATCCCATCTCGAAGACCGGAATGAATCTACCACCAATACCTTTATGTCTGCAGGAAGATGTACCTATACGCGAGACTGAAGCTGTTACGTCGCCCACAGTGACTGACagcgatgaaaataatattgaaaaaataaacatgccATCCGTTTCGGGTGAATTAAAAAACGTCCAAGGACAAAAGTCTTTATGTGACTACACACGCGAACTCGTGTTATCCAGTCTTACTGACGAGTTACTAGTGGCGGCCAATCGGAGGTCATTAAATTTGCCTCCCGTTTCATTATTCTCTAGCGACGACGAAGTGTTGTCAAGTTTTAGTAACAGAAGTACTACGGAATCATCTGAAGTAAGCGAACCAAAGAATAATACATCTGTATTAGAACAATTGTTGGAGTTCGAGGAAATTTCGATGGAAATTAGAAATCCCAGCTCGAAGACCGGAAAAAACATACCACCAATACCTTTATGTTTGCAGGAAGGTGTACCTATACGCGAGACTGAAGCTGTTATGTCACCCATAGAGACTGGTagcgatgaaaataatattgaaacgaTTATATGCAATGACATCAATGATCGTGTGGGGAGTGACGTTGTCGAGCTGGAGAAATCCACTACTCGACAACTCCGACCTAAACGCCGTTTTTTGTATGCACTGGGGAGGGGGTTAATGAAAGTTGGCAGATGTTTATGCTGCTGGCggtgtaaataa
- the LOC126549286 gene encoding uncharacterized protein LOC126549286 isoform X3 encodes MDDNLKMYSEQPTVSTVEIKIEKPNVEESNVEKPKQRSDVSPDDTRELVLSGLTDELLVAANRRSLNLPPVSLFSSDDELLSSFSDRSTTESSQEGAPIREIEAVISPTETASDENNIEKINMPSITDELTNVQGQKSLCDYTRELVLSSLTDELLVAANRRSLNLPPVSLFSSDDELLSSFSDRSTTESSQVSEPKSYTSVLKKLLEFEEISMEIRNPSSKTGMNLPPIPLCLQEDVPIRETEAVTSPTVTDSDENNIEKINMPSVSGELKNVQEQKSLCDYTRELVLSSLTDELLVADNRRSLNLPPASLFSSDDELLSSFSDKSTTESSEVSKPKSNTSVLEKLSEFEEISIEIRNPSSKTGMNLPPIPLCLQEDVPIRETEAVTSPTVTDSDENNIEKINMPSVSGELKNVQGQKSLCDYTRELVLSSLTDELLVAANRRSLNLPPVSLFSSDDELLSSFSDRSTTESSQEDVPIRETEAVTSPTVTDSDENNIEKINMPSVSGELKNVQEQKSLCDYTRELVLSSLTDELLVADNRRSLNLPPASLFSSDDELLSSFSDKSTTESSEVSKPKSNTSVLEKLSEFEEISMEIRNPISKTGMNLPPIPLCLQEDVPIRETEAVTSPTVTDSDENNIEKINMPSVSGELKNVQGQKSLCDYTRELVLSSLTDELLVAANRRSLNLPPVSLFSSDDEVLSSFSNRSTTESSEVSEPKNNTSVLEQLLEFEEISMEIRNPSSKTGKNIPPIPLCLQEGVPIRETEAVMSPIETGSDENNIETIICNDINDRVGSDVVELEKSTTRQLRPKRRFLYALGRGLMKVGRCLCCWRCK; translated from the exons AtggatgataatttaaaaatgtactcagAACAGCCGACTGTGTCTACTGTGGAAATTAAGATTGAGAAGCCAAACGTCGAAGAGTCAAACGTCGAAAAGCCCAAACAAAGAAGTGATGTATCTCCGGATGACACACGCGAACTCGTGTTATCCGGTCTAACTGACGAGTTACTAGTGGCGGCCAATCGGAGGTCATTAAATTTGCCTCCCGTTTCATTATTCTCGAGCGACGACGAATTGTTGTCAAGTTTTAGTGACAGAAGTACTACGGAATCATCTCAA GAAGGTGCACCTATCCGCGAGATTGAAGCTGTTATATCGCCCACAGAGACTGCCagcgatgaaaataatattgaaaaaataaacatgccATCGATTACGGATGAATTAACAAACGTGCAAGGACAAAAGTCTTTATGTGACTATACACGTGAACTCGTGTTATCCAGTCTTACTGACGAGTTACTAGTGGCGGCCAATCGGAGGTCATTAAATTTGCCTCCCGTTTCATTATTCTCGAGCGACGACGAATTGTTGTCAAGTTTTAGTGACAGAAGTACTACGGAATCATCTCAAGTAAGCGAACCAAAAAGTTATACatctgtattaaaaaaattgttggagTTCGAGGAAATTTCGATGGAAATTAGAAATCCCAGCTCGAAGACCGGAATGAATCTACCACCAATACCTTTATGTCTGCAGGAAGATGTACCTATACGCGAGACTGAAGCTGTTACGTCGCCCACAGTGACTGACagcgatgaaaataatattgaaaaaataaacatgccATCCGTTTCGGGTGAATTAAAAAACGTCCAAGAACAAAAGTCTTTATGTGACTACACACGCGAACTCGTGTTATCCAGTCTTACTGACGAGTTACTAGTGGCAGACAATCGGAGGTCATTAAATTTGCCTCCCGCTTCATTATTCTCGAGCGACGACGAATTGTTGTCAAGTTTTAGTGACAAAAGTACTACGGAATCTTCTGAAGTAAGCAAACCAAAGAGTAACACATCtgtattagaaaaattgtCGGAGTTCGAGGAAATTTCgatagaaattagaaatccCAGCTCGAAGACCGGAATGAATCTACCACCAATACCTTTATGTCTGCAGGAAGATGTACCTATACGCGAGACTGAAGCTGTTACGTCGCCCACAGTGACTGACagcgatgaaaataatattgaaaaaataaacatgccATCCGTTTCGGGTGAATTAAAAAACGTCCAAGGACAAAAGTCTTTATGTGACTACACACGCGAACTCGTGTTATCCAGTCTTACTGACGAGTTACTAGTGGCGGCCAATCGGAGGTCATTAAATTTGCCTCCCGTTTCATTATTCTCGAGCGACGACGAATTGTTGTCAAGTTTTAGTGACAGAAGTACTACGGAATCATCTCAA GAAGATGTACCTATACGCGAGACTGAAGCTGTTACGTCGCCCACAGTGACTGACagcgatgaaaataatattgaaaaaataaacatgccATCCGTTTCGGGTGAATTAAAAAACGTCCAAGAACAAAAGTCTTTATGTGACTACACACGCGAACTCGTGTTATCCAGTCTTACTGACGAGTTACTAGTGGCAGACAATCGGAGGTCATTAAATTTGCCTCCCGCTTCATTATTCTCGAGCGACGACGAATTGTTGTCAAGTTTTAGTGACAAAAGTACTACGGAATCTTCTGAAGTAAGCAAACCAAAGAGTAACACATCtgtattagaaaaattgtCGGAGTTCGAGGAAATTTCGATGGAAATTAGAAATCCCATCTCGAAGACCGGAATGAATCTACCACCAATACCTTTATGTCTGCAGGAAGATGTACCTATACGCGAGACTGAAGCTGTTACGTCGCCCACAGTGACTGACagcgatgaaaataatattgaaaaaataaacatgccATCCGTTTCGGGTGAATTAAAAAACGTCCAAGGACAAAAGTCTTTATGTGACTACACACGCGAACTCGTGTTATCCAGTCTTACTGACGAGTTACTAGTGGCGGCCAATCGGAGGTCATTAAATTTGCCTCCCGTTTCATTATTCTCTAGCGACGACGAAGTGTTGTCAAGTTTTAGTAACAGAAGTACTACGGAATCATCTGAAGTAAGCGAACCAAAGAATAATACATCTGTATTAGAACAATTGTTGGAGTTCGAGGAAATTTCGATGGAAATTAGAAATCCCAGCTCGAAGACCGGAAAAAACATACCACCAATACCTTTATGTTTGCAGGAAGGTGTACCTATACGCGAGACTGAAGCTGTTATGTCACCCATAGAGACTGGTagcgatgaaaataatattgaaacgaTTATATGCAATGACATCAATGATCGTGTGGGGAGTGACGTTGTCGAGCTGGAGAAATCCACTACTCGACAACTCCGACCTAAACGCCGTTTTTTGTATGCACTGGGGAGGGGGTTAATGAAAGTTGGCAGATGTTTATGCTGCTGGCggtgtaaataa
- the LOC126549286 gene encoding uncharacterized protein LOC126549286 isoform X6 yields MDDNLKMYSEQPTVSTVEIKIEKPNVEESNVEKPKQRSDVSPDDTRELVLSGLTDELLVAANRRSLNLPPVSLFSSDDELLSSFSDRSTTESSQEGAPIREIEAVISPTETASDENNIEKINMPSITDELTNVQGQKSLCDYTRELVLSSLTDELLVAANRRSLNLPPVSLFSSDDELLSSFSDRSTTESSQVSEPKSYTSVLKKLLEFEEISMEIRNPSSKTGMNLPPIPLCLQEDVPIRETEAVTSPTVTDSDENNIEKINMPSVSGELKNVQEQKSLCDYTRELVLSSLTDELLVADNRRSLNLPPASLFSSDDELLSSFSDKSTTESSEVSKPKSNTSVLEKLSEFEEISIEIRNPSSKTGMNLPPIPLCLQEDVPIRETEAVTSPTVTDSDENNIEKINMPSVSGELKNVQGQKSLCDYTRELVLSSLTDELLVAANRRSLNLPPVSLFSSDDELLSSFSDRSTTESSQEDVPIRETEAVTSPTVTDSDENNIEKINMPSVSGELKNVQGQKSLCDYTRELVLSSLTDELLVAANRRSLNLPPVSLFSSDDEVLSSFSNRSTTESSEVSEPKNNTSVLEQLLEFEEISMEIRNPSSKTGKNIPPIPLCLQEGVPIRETEAVMSPIETGSDENNIETIICNDINDRVGSDVVELEKSTTRQLRPKRRFLYALGRGLMKVGRCLCCWRCK; encoded by the exons AtggatgataatttaaaaatgtactcagAACAGCCGACTGTGTCTACTGTGGAAATTAAGATTGAGAAGCCAAACGTCGAAGAGTCAAACGTCGAAAAGCCCAAACAAAGAAGTGATGTATCTCCGGATGACACACGCGAACTCGTGTTATCCGGTCTAACTGACGAGTTACTAGTGGCGGCCAATCGGAGGTCATTAAATTTGCCTCCCGTTTCATTATTCTCGAGCGACGACGAATTGTTGTCAAGTTTTAGTGACAGAAGTACTACGGAATCATCTCAA GAAGGTGCACCTATCCGCGAGATTGAAGCTGTTATATCGCCCACAGAGACTGCCagcgatgaaaataatattgaaaaaataaacatgccATCGATTACGGATGAATTAACAAACGTGCAAGGACAAAAGTCTTTATGTGACTATACACGTGAACTCGTGTTATCCAGTCTTACTGACGAGTTACTAGTGGCGGCCAATCGGAGGTCATTAAATTTGCCTCCCGTTTCATTATTCTCGAGCGACGACGAATTGTTGTCAAGTTTTAGTGACAGAAGTACTACGGAATCATCTCAAGTAAGCGAACCAAAAAGTTATACatctgtattaaaaaaattgttggagTTCGAGGAAATTTCGATGGAAATTAGAAATCCCAGCTCGAAGACCGGAATGAATCTACCACCAATACCTTTATGTCTGCAGGAAGATGTACCTATACGCGAGACTGAAGCTGTTACGTCGCCCACAGTGACTGACagcgatgaaaataatattgaaaaaataaacatgccATCCGTTTCGGGTGAATTAAAAAACGTCCAAGAACAAAAGTCTTTATGTGACTACACACGCGAACTCGTGTTATCCAGTCTTACTGACGAGTTACTAGTGGCAGACAATCGGAGGTCATTAAATTTGCCTCCCGCTTCATTATTCTCGAGCGACGACGAATTGTTGTCAAGTTTTAGTGACAAAAGTACTACGGAATCTTCTGAAGTAAGCAAACCAAAGAGTAACACATCtgtattagaaaaattgtCGGAGTTCGAGGAAATTTCgatagaaattagaaatccCAGCTCGAAGACCGGAATGAATCTACCACCAATACCTTTATGTCTGCAGGAAGATGTACCTATACGCGAGACTGAAGCTGTTACGTCGCCCACAGTGACTGACagcgatgaaaataatattgaaaaaataaacatgccATCCGTTTCGGGTGAATTAAAAAACGTCCAAGGACAAAAGTCTTTATGTGACTACACACGCGAACTCGTGTTATCCAGTCTTACTGACGAGTTACTAGTGGCGGCCAATCGGAGGTCATTAAATTTGCCTCCCGTTTCATTATTCTCGAGCGACGACGAATTGTTGTCAAGTTTTAGTGACAGAAGTACTACGGAATCATCTCAA GAAGATGTACCTATACGCGAGACTGAAGCTGTTACGTCGCCCACAGTGACTGACagcgatgaaaataatattgaaaaaataaacatgccATCCGTTTCGGGTGAATTAAAAAACGTCCAAGGACAAAAGTCTTTATGTGACTACACACGCGAACTCGTGTTATCCAGTCTTACTGACGAGTTACTAGTGGCGGCCAATCGGAGGTCATTAAATTTGCCTCCCGTTTCATTATTCTCTAGCGACGACGAAGTGTTGTCAAGTTTTAGTAACAGAAGTACTACGGAATCATCTGAAGTAAGCGAACCAAAGAATAATACATCTGTATTAGAACAATTGTTGGAGTTCGAGGAAATTTCGATGGAAATTAGAAATCCCAGCTCGAAGACCGGAAAAAACATACCACCAATACCTTTATGTTTGCAGGAAGGTGTACCTATACGCGAGACTGAAGCTGTTATGTCACCCATAGAGACTGGTagcgatgaaaataatattgaaacgaTTATATGCAATGACATCAATGATCGTGTGGGGAGTGACGTTGTCGAGCTGGAGAAATCCACTACTCGACAACTCCGACCTAAACGCCGTTTTTTGTATGCACTGGGGAGGGGGTTAATGAAAGTTGGCAGATGTTTATGCTGCTGGCggtgtaaataa
- the LOC126549286 gene encoding uncharacterized protein LOC126549286 isoform X7 codes for MDDNLKMYSEQPTVSTVEIKIEKPNVEESNVEKPKQRSDVSPDDTRELVLSGLTDELLVAANRRSLNLPPVSLFSSDDELLSSFSDRSTTESSQEGAPIREIEAVISPTETASDENNIEKINMPSITDELTNVQGQKSLCDYTRELVLSSLTDELLVAANRRSLNLPPVSLFSSDDELLSSFSDRSTTESSQVSEPKSYTSVLKKLLEFEEISMEIRNPSSKTGMNLPPIPLCLQEDVPIRETEAVTSPTVTDSDENNIEKINMPSVSGELKNVQEQKSLCDYTRELVLSSLTDELLVADNRRSLNLPPASLFSSDDELLSSFSDKSTTESSEEDVPIRETEAVTSPTVTDSDENNIEKINMPSVSGELKNVQEQKSLCDYTRELVLSSLTDELLVADNRRSLNLPPASLFSSDDELLSSFSDKSTTESSEVSKPKSNTSVLEKLSEFEEISMEIRNPISKTGMNLPPIPLCLQEDVPIRETEAVTSPTVTDSDENNIEKINMPSVSGELKNVQGQKSLCDYTRELVLSSLTDELLVAANRRSLNLPPVSLFSSDDEVLSSFSNRSTTESSEVSEPKNNTSVLEQLLEFEEISMEIRNPSSKTGKNIPPIPLCLQEGVPIRETEAVMSPIETGSDENNIETIICNDINDRVGSDVVELEKSTTRQLRPKRRFLYALGRGLMKVGRCLCCWRCK; via the exons AtggatgataatttaaaaatgtactcagAACAGCCGACTGTGTCTACTGTGGAAATTAAGATTGAGAAGCCAAACGTCGAAGAGTCAAACGTCGAAAAGCCCAAACAAAGAAGTGATGTATCTCCGGATGACACACGCGAACTCGTGTTATCCGGTCTAACTGACGAGTTACTAGTGGCGGCCAATCGGAGGTCATTAAATTTGCCTCCCGTTTCATTATTCTCGAGCGACGACGAATTGTTGTCAAGTTTTAGTGACAGAAGTACTACGGAATCATCTCAA GAAGGTGCACCTATCCGCGAGATTGAAGCTGTTATATCGCCCACAGAGACTGCCagcgatgaaaataatattgaaaaaataaacatgccATCGATTACGGATGAATTAACAAACGTGCAAGGACAAAAGTCTTTATGTGACTATACACGTGAACTCGTGTTATCCAGTCTTACTGACGAGTTACTAGTGGCGGCCAATCGGAGGTCATTAAATTTGCCTCCCGTTTCATTATTCTCGAGCGACGACGAATTGTTGTCAAGTTTTAGTGACAGAAGTACTACGGAATCATCTCAAGTAAGCGAACCAAAAAGTTATACatctgtattaaaaaaattgttggagTTCGAGGAAATTTCGATGGAAATTAGAAATCCCAGCTCGAAGACCGGAATGAATCTACCACCAATACCTTTATGTCTGCAGGAAGATGTACCTATACGCGAGACTGAAGCTGTTACGTCGCCCACAGTGACTGACagcgatgaaaataatattgaaaaaataaacatgccATCCGTTTCGGGTGAATTAAAAAACGTCCAAGAACAAAAGTCTTTATGTGACTACACACGCGAACTCGTGTTATCCAGTCTTACTGACGAGTTACTAGTGGCAGACAATCGGAGGTCATTAAATTTGCCTCCCGCTTCATTATTCTCGAGCGACGACGAATTGTTGTCAAGTTTTAGTGACAAAAGTACTACGGAATCTTCTGAA GAAGATGTACCTATACGCGAGACTGAAGCTGTTACGTCGCCCACAGTGACTGACagcgatgaaaataatattgaaaaaataaacatgccATCCGTTTCGGGTGAATTAAAAAACGTCCAAGAACAAAAGTCTTTATGTGACTACACACGCGAACTCGTGTTATCCAGTCTTACTGACGAGTTACTAGTGGCAGACAATCGGAGGTCATTAAATTTGCCTCCCGCTTCATTATTCTCGAGCGACGACGAATTGTTGTCAAGTTTTAGTGACAAAAGTACTACGGAATCTTCTGAAGTAAGCAAACCAAAGAGTAACACATCtgtattagaaaaattgtCGGAGTTCGAGGAAATTTCGATGGAAATTAGAAATCCCATCTCGAAGACCGGAATGAATCTACCACCAATACCTTTATGTCTGCAGGAAGATGTACCTATACGCGAGACTGAAGCTGTTACGTCGCCCACAGTGACTGACagcgatgaaaataatattgaaaaaataaacatgccATCCGTTTCGGGTGAATTAAAAAACGTCCAAGGACAAAAGTCTTTATGTGACTACACACGCGAACTCGTGTTATCCAGTCTTACTGACGAGTTACTAGTGGCGGCCAATCGGAGGTCATTAAATTTGCCTCCCGTTTCATTATTCTCTAGCGACGACGAAGTGTTGTCAAGTTTTAGTAACAGAAGTACTACGGAATCATCTGAAGTAAGCGAACCAAAGAATAATACATCTGTATTAGAACAATTGTTGGAGTTCGAGGAAATTTCGATGGAAATTAGAAATCCCAGCTCGAAGACCGGAAAAAACATACCACCAATACCTTTATGTTTGCAGGAAGGTGTACCTATACGCGAGACTGAAGCTGTTATGTCACCCATAGAGACTGGTagcgatgaaaataatattgaaacgaTTATATGCAATGACATCAATGATCGTGTGGGGAGTGACGTTGTCGAGCTGGAGAAATCCACTACTCGACAACTCCGACCTAAACGCCGTTTTTTGTATGCACTGGGGAGGGGGTTAATGAAAGTTGGCAGATGTTTATGCTGCTGGCggtgtaaataa